The sequence below is a genomic window from Brachyhypopomus gauderio isolate BG-103 chromosome 20, BGAUD_0.2, whole genome shotgun sequence.
ATTCCCCTCTTGGTCTTTTACAATAATCCAGGACACTTATAAACAAAATGGTGCCTAAACACACAGTAAAACAGACATAAAGACACGGATGGTACCAGGTTCCAGGTTGCCCTTATGGTTTGTCGGTTATGAGGAAAGTGCACCAAGTCTCTTTGAGAATGTGCATAAACGAACACAGTCACAGGTGCTGGTGACAAACACACTCCACGGGGCATGACGCAGGCTCTCAGGTCCAGAGCGTCCGCACCGCTGTAAGAATACGGATAGTCAAACTGCAAACCAGAGTCTGTACTGTAGTCCAATGGCACAAGGACGTCCTTCCACTCCTCACCATGAACTCAAGATTCAGTTCTAGtgtctttttttggggggggggttgcagttCAAATGTGATTTGGAAATGCACCAAACCTCGAAGGGGAGGGGCTAGATTGGAAGGGAGTGGCTACATGCTGTTGATTGATCAGTGAAGCCAGACTGCAGTATAGGTCACTGTGTTGCATTAGAGGCCCGTCGTGGCGCTCTTGTCCAAGGTCAATATAATACACGAAAAACTCAACAGTTCAACAGTGACAAAGTTTAGAGCATGAAACAGCATCAGAACAATCACAAATGCAAATGCAGTTGTAAAAGAtccttaaatgttttttttgttttccgaGATTGTTTGTACACAGTCCGTTGTGGACGGTCTCCTCTTGGGATCACCCACCACAGGTGGGGGAGGACACGCACATGTCCATAAACAAAAGCTCGTGTCCTGGGACGGGCTTCAGCACTTTTTAATCAGGCATTGTTTGAAGACAGGAGGCCGGTCGCTGAGAGGACAGCCCTTAGTGAGCTTCCCGTGTGGGTCCTTGCACTGAACCGTACGACTTTGCCAGCCCGTGTCGCAAGTCCTGGAGCAGGTCATCCAGGACCCGGTGGCCCACCGAGGCCCGGGCGTGGTCGTGGGCGTGGTCTCGGTGGTGGAGGGCACCCTGGTGGTCATGGTCAGGACCTCGGCCGACGACAAGGAGGCCGGGGTGGCGGAGAAGGCCGTCGTCCTCCGTGGCGGGAGCGGCGTCTTGCGAGGGGTGAAGAAGCTGTAACGCACGTCCAGAGGCTTCTTGGCGTCGGTCGCCAGGACCTGCACCACCAGGCTCTCCTGGAGGGCCCCGGGCCCCATGCTGTGGAGGGCCTCGTCGTGCTGGCTCCAGCCGCTGTAGTTGAGCACGGTGCCGTTCAAGGGGATGACGGTTTCCGAAGTGGAGATCATGAACTTCCCATTGAGGAGGTACGAACCTCCGGGACGGCGCAGCGCCAGGTAGGCCGTGAAGCGGACCTGACCTTTGGGCTTGTGCTGACGGATCCGGATGTGGGTGGAACCTTCTGGGATCTTCACCACGTCCGTGTAGCCCTTActgcagacggagagagaggaagagagacggagggagagaaggtGGTGAACAGACGGTTAATACGTTAAATCCGCGCGTTAAATGAGTGATTCGGGTCGCGGGACGTGTTACGCGTTACCTCTTCTTGGTGAAGTTCCCCGCCACCTTCACGCAGCTGTCGCCCGCACCTCCGCACACACCGCACTTATCGAACTGCAGCCTGGAGCCGATGATGCCGTCGCAGCCGGTGCGCACACActtccccctcacacacaccgagCCGCTGTACGGCCTGCACTCCGTGCCGTCTACCACCTGTGGGGGAGCGAGACTTTGTGCTTTACGTCTCAGGTGTCTGAGAAACGATCGACTGTTGATTTTGGCTGCGGTCTCGgttctttttttccttttcctttcctttcttttttaaaaatttTTAATTTGTCAAAGTTGTCAAGTTGTCACTAACACAACGTACCAGGACCAGCAAGCTTTCACAAGCATTACCTTTAATGCTCACTTAGTTATTTAATTTTGGAAAACGTTCACGCACGTACGCTCGTGCAATTATTGCTCTATTTTAGCACTTGTGTGACACATTAATTGCTTTGTGAGGAAGCCAAACGCACCCTTTGGGAGAACACCACGTAGTAGCCTGTCCCCTTGGCTCTGCACGTCAGCTTGCACACATCCTTGGGCAGGACGCCAGCGTACTTGGGCACCCACTCCACGTGCGTCTTCACTCCCTTCGGGTCGGTCTGGGGTCCGTTCCTCACCTCACACTGCTCCTGCCTGAAGCTGGAACCTGTCGCGCGCAGACGGGAACACGTGAGATCTGAGCGGCCCGATGTTGGAGTGGGAAGCAGGAGGCGTAGCTCTGAATGACGTACGTTGgacgtgtgtttatgtgtgtttttgtgttggtgtgtgcgcgtgcgtgtgtatgtggcGGTGCTCACTCTTCGCAGGGCACGGCGTGACGTTACAGGACCGGTAGACGGCTCTCTTTCCTGTGCAGTAGCGGCCGTTGTTGcgagggggggggttgttgcACAGGCGGTTGGCGAACTGCACGCCCCCTCCGCACGTCCGAGAGCACGCGCCCCACGGCCCCCAGGAACTCCAGCTCCCATGGTTAGAGGCCTGCCCCAGTGCACAAGAGAAACCCATGATGTCACAGAAGAAGAGGATATGAGAGGCCAGTTATGGTTCCTCATGAAGGTTACATCATCATTATCTCAAATACATCATCATTTACATAATCGATTATGCAACCTGAAAGCAGGCTGAAAATGCATTTCCCTCATGATGCAAAATAGAGGACTGGAAGTCTTATGTCCAAGGATGGAGAGAAAGATAATGCAGTAAAGACACAGACTCAAGAATATGTTTGCTGCCGGCTTGACTATGAGCAAAACAACAGAACCGCCAGGTTCTTTACGAGACCGCAGCTCCAGGCATCTGGACTCCTCTAGGGAGACCATGGACACATTGGTCTTGAAGTTGCTTAATGTCAAAAGAATTCGGTTGCATGAACAGTAAGCTGAAACGCCCGTTCCTACTCGTAACGAACAAGCACGAAGCCAAAGACAGACGGAGAGAagtcttgagagagagagacagaggccgTGCATTACCGTGACCcgtaaaatacgggacattcTGACAGAGTGACGCCATGGTAGAAAGAAGTTCACCgggggcttggggggggggggggggtgtgaatgTGGGTGAGAAACACAGTTCATCACGCCATggtacaaacacacccacaaactACAGTATGTTCCCTGTTTGAAAAAGGAAATAATCGGGTCCACGTAAGTTAATGGACATAGACATAGCTTAAAATTACCCATGATGCCCAGGGAAGGGCAGAGTGCCACATTAACCCATGGACACTTGGAGCACGGCCCCAGAAGACTACCCCAGGGTTGTTTTGTCTAACGCTGTATTTAGAAGATAAACAACTAGGGGTAACCAACCGGACCGGGTATTCATACCGATCAGCTCCCTTCAGCCCAACCacattcttgttgcatgtcacGAAATGACAATTTCCTCTCATTCGACTCCACTGCTTTGGAAAACAAGTACGAGAAGATCTCCCAACATTTGTCATGCCGTACTCTCCATCACGTCTCCTCGCTTGTTCGCCACCTCTGTCACTTTCCTCCTCACCGGGAGGGGAGGCCTCGCTTCACCTGCTCTCTCACGCCTCGCCTGAAGGCGTCTCCGGCCCGTCTGTCTTCGCCGCCCCCTCACCCCGCCTGTCCTGCCTCACCCTCTGGATTCCAACCCGTCTCTCGCCACCTGACGCCTCTCCACGCTGCGTGtcaacagcccccccccccccccccctccccacgtcCCTCACCCGCATTCCTTCCCAAGTTCGCTCTCGTTAGCTCTCTAGCCAAACAGAGTCCCCCGGAGAGGCATTCCATGCACTTTTAACacatccatccatctctctctctctctctcgctctctctctctctccctctgtgagaGTACATCAAGTCTTACTCTTCAACGCCTCTCAACACCGGTCTGTCTTTACTACTGCCGGTCACGTTCCCTTTCACCAAGCTTCTCTCGTTCGCCGAAAATTGGATCTTGTAACTCTTTTCCGACACTAACACATCCATCAGTCTTTCACTCCCTCTTCCTCGCTGTCTGACTCCCTGTAGAACTTCTCGCATGTATATTCACAAcctccacactcctcctcaTCACTCTCGCTTGCGTCCGATCAGCAAAATCTctgaacaaatctccatgtacGTGTCCCTAAAAGTTCCAGGACTTGCCCCTCAATCGCCCCCTCCCCCGTCCGTCCCTCCACTCACCGAGTAATGTTTCTTGCGCGTCTTGTCCACGCACTTGCCCTGCAGACATATCCGGCCCTTGTTGCACGGCGTGCCCTCGGCGGCCGGGAGCTTCTTGGTCAGACACACCATCTGGCCCTTCCTGATGACCGCGCACCACAGGCGGGCGCACACATCCATGCCCGGGCACACCGTGTACTCCGGGCCGAAGGCGAGGCGGCACTGGTGCACGGCGTCGTACCTCTGGCCCGGGAGCTCCTCGGGGCCCAGGATCTGCTGTCGCGGAAGGTCCAGCAGACACTCCCCtacggaggagagaggaggaggaggtcattCCAACCATCACGCCATCACGTCCTCTGGCCACGAGACCCACAAAGCCGCTCCTCTAGACTCGGTCTGGACTTTCGCACGTGCGGTCCGCGCAAATGGTCCAAGGCTGTGGGCGTCGCCTTTGCTCTGTGATGGAGAAACGCACCGTTGCCGTCGTCGAAGAAGTCGGTGATGGTGGCGGAGGTGCAGCGGCTCCAGGGCTTGGAGGCGTCGATGGAGGTGAGGATGGAGGACATGAGCCTCTTGTCCTCTCCGGAGCCGAACTTCTCCTCGCAGAACTTGGAGTCATCGTGCGACAAACCAAGCAGGTGCCCTAAGTGACATTATAGCAGTGTGAGTGTAAGTAAGCTCTGGCCTGTGTTTCCTGAAGTACGTCAATTATGACATCACCAAAATATCCAGGGACGTGATTACAGTCACACCCCAAAAATGTGTTTCCGAATCTTTGGCTTCTCGAACTTGCATATTTTTTTGTTGGCACCTAACACGTTAAATCCGCGGGTCCAACAGATGTAATACGAATATGGATGAATGTGCCTGCgtgaatgcagccaatcagaacacATCTTCAGTCTTTCCTTGCTTTTAGTACCTTTTTACTATTTACTGTACTGTATTCTTTATAACCTGAACATTTAAGGTATTTGTAATTTATGTACACACCTGCctgggtgagagagtgagagaaagagagagcgagagagagagagagagagagagagagagagagagagagagaaagagagagagagagagagagattgtaccAAACTTTTATCGTACAGTCAATAAAAATTTTTAGTCAGTGTCTCATAGAAAACATGTTCACAAGATTTGAGTATACCCAAATTTTTTCGTATGCAACGAAAATGATAGCATAGAATACAATGGATGAAACTATTTTCTTTTTATTGAGACTTTTATCGATTCTTGTGTGTGTACCGATCTCAAGTGTGACAGCACTGTGGGTGTGTTTTAAAGTTTGGTGTGTGTACCGATCTCGTGTGCGACGGTGAAGGCAGCATGCAGGCCGTCGTCCTCAATGACAGCACAGCTCCTCTCCGGGGAACACACGGTCCCCACGTCGGCCATGCCTAGTGTATCGCAGGAGTGGTGCCCACAc
It includes:
- the adamts5 gene encoding A disintegrin and metalloproteinase with thrombospondin motifs 5 gives rise to the protein MLLRVLVLCFWLLCVCDAGLDSSSALLTPARRTDGPVHSIDRIYHGGGKVGYLLYMDNQRFQLDMERDESILSHRFNSKYVETLLSAGDGAPPHRECVYRGTVDSNPESLAVFSVCSGGLNGFFAVDHARYTVQALVRAEGHEDDARAVGADAEQAVHYYARESFSFEAIPLRDSCGTGEGRRRRRGKGEGRKRRFGFAHEEARHGAQARRRWAAFTEPLPQDEAKRRKRSVSRARHVELLLVADESMSKKYGKDLHHYLLTLASIASKLYGHASIENPIRLSVVKVMVVTEKEKGLEVSKNAATTLKSFCKWQNQQNPLDDDHEHHHDAAILFTRQDLCGHHSCDTLGMADVGTVCSPERSCAVIEDDGLHAAFTVAHEIGHLLGLSHDDSKFCEEKFGSGEDKRLMSSILTSIDASKPWSRCTSATITDFFDDGNGECLLDLPRQQILGPEELPGQRYDAVHQCRLAFGPEYTVCPGMDVCARLWCAVIRKGQMVCLTKKLPAAEGTPCNKGRICLQGKCVDKTRKKHYSASNHGSWSSWGPWGACSRTCGGGVQFANRLCNNPPPRNNGRYCTGKRAVYRSCNVTPCPAKSSSFRQEQCEVRNGPQTDPKGVKTHVEWVPKYAGVLPKDVCKLTCRAKGTGYYVVFSQRVVDGTECRPYSGSVCVRGKCVRTGCDGIIGSRLQFDKCGVCGGAGDSCVKVAGNFTKKSKGYTDVVKIPEGSTHIRIRQHKPKGQVRFTAYLALRRPGGSYLLNGKFMISTSETVIPLNGTVLNYSGWSQHDEALHSMGPGALQESLVVQVLATDAKKPLDVRYSFFTPRKTPLPPRRTTAFSATPASLSSAEVLTMTTRVPSTTETTPTTTPGPRWATGSWMTCSRTCDTGWQSRTVQCKDPHGKLTKGCPLSDRPPVFKQCLIKKC